Within the Abditibacteriaceae bacterium genome, the region CCACGTCGTTTGCCACAGCGTATTACTACGCACAGTCAGGGTGCGCATTTTCGCGTGGGCCATTTGCGGCACGACCGCTAGCCCGAATACCGCCAACGACAGCATACGACGCGACAACTCAGTTCTCATTTTCTGCGTCTCCTAAAATGGGTTCAACGGCAATGCGGCGGCCCCATTGTAACACGCTTTCTCTTCCAGAAATTGCAAAATTTGATGATATAAAGAGGTCTTCTTGCCCCGTAAGTAAAAGCGCGTTGTCCGTATGCAAGCCGTTGCGTGCTATAGTGAGTGCGTGAAATCGCGCAGACAACGAGCACGCGTCGGACGCGAATGGCAGCAGGTTTCGCCGCTGCGCCGTGTCGCGCGTCTGGCGCTGCCGTTTCTATTTATCGGGGCGTTTTGCACCTTTCTCGACCGCGGCGACACGACCTTTGGAGTGCTTGAACGGCAGACGATTGCACTGCGCATGAAGCTGTGGGCGCAGCGCAACTCCGCATTGATGGAGAAGTCGCGGCAGCGTATTGTCCTCGTTCCCATCAGCGATTCGACCTTCCGCGACCCGGCTTTTGAGAAGTTGGGCGGCCCTCCTGTTCCGCGCACAGCTCATGCGCGCGTTGTTCGCGAATTAAAAAAAGCAGGCGCCAGCGTCATTGCGTTCGACATCTTGTTCGACGCCGACCGCGTCGAAGACACCGAATTTTCCGCCGCCACGCGTGATTTCGGTCGTGTCGCCTGGGCGGGCTTGTGGGACGATGGTGAGAAGACACTTCTTCTGCCCAACAACCGGCTACGAACAGCCAGCCCACATGTTGGTCACACGCGCTCGCCACACGGCAACGAGGCGATTGTTGACCGATTTGAAGCGGTCATCGACGCCAACAACCGCGTTGTTCCGGCCCTCAGCGTAGAAGCGGTGCGTCTCACTCTGGGTTTTGCCGACCAGCCGCTGGTTCGCCAGAGCGGCGGAGTTCGCATCGGCTCGTGGCTCCTTCCCACAGAAGCGAACGATACGTTTCGGATTTCATTTCTTGGCACACCGGGCGACGCCTTTCCTACCGTCCCTTACGAGCAGATTTATCACGGCATCGCGCGCGACCCGATGTTTCGCAGCAGTGGCTTCTTTCGCGACAAGATTGTTCTCATCGGCGACACCACAACACTCAGCCGAGACGCTTATGCAACCCCGGTCGGGCGCCTGTCGGGGATGGAAATTCATGCGCACGCAGTGGCCACCTTGCTCGAACGCAGTTTCTTGCGCGAAGCACCGATATGGAGCGGCCCGCTTGCGATGCTGGCGCTCATGAGTCTGGCATGCATGCTGGCGATACGATGCCGCTGGCTGGTCGCGGCGGCTTCGACAACGGCTTTGCTCGGCAGTTACTTTCTTGCGGCGCTCTGGATATTTACCGACAGCGGCCTGCTGATTCCGATGGCCGCGCCTTCGGTCGCTGCACTCGCAATGGCGCTCGCCACGATTATCGAGCGCGGCGGCATCGAAGAACGCGAGCGCGCACGATTGAAAAATGTTCTCGAACAATATGTAAGCGAACAGGTCAGCGCCGGAGGTGCCCCGACGGGAAAAGTCGCGCTCGTCTTTACCGACATGGAGAATTCGTCGTATTTGACCCAGCAACACGGCCTTCGCTTTGAACAGGCTCGCGACGAACACTTTGAACTCCTGCGCACGATTGTGCGGAGCTGCAACGGTTTTGAAGTGGAGACAGCAGGTGACTCGATGTTCGTTGTTTTCGCCCGCGCCGCCGATTCAGTTCGCTTTGCGACGGCCACACAAAGCGCAATGGAAGCGCATCCGTGGCCTCAAGGCATCGGAAATTTGCGGCTTCGTATCGGCATTCATTTTGGTGAGCCGTTTGTCGGACGCGACCGCAACCGCCTGACGTATCGCGGCCACGACACAAATCTCGCGGCCCGCGTAATGAGCGCCGCGGGAGGCGGCCAAACTTTCGTTTCTGAAGCGTTGCGACTCGCCGTTCATAATGAATTGCCTGCCAATCATTCCTTTCGTTCGCGCGGCCTTTTCACGATGAGCGGCATCGGTGACATCTTGTTGCACGAAATTTGTAACAAATCTGAGTAAACAGAGACAAAGAGTACAGTCGATTTCGACCGTACCTCAGGGCCAACATGACCGATATTCAAATTGCGTGGGCGTTGTTAATCGCAGGTCTGGTCGGCGCGATAGTTCCGGTTTTGCCCGGCACGCCACTCGCGTTTTTAGGCCCGGCATATTACGCCTACAAAACGCAGTGGACAGAAGTCGCTCCAATCACGATTGTGGCGTTGCTCGTTCTGGCCATTCTCGGCAGCACTGCCGACATCTGGCTTTCTTCGCTCGCTGCCAAGAAGAGCGGCGCTTCAGGTTGGGCGACGGTCGCTTCGATTGTCGGCGGCATCATCGGCTTGTTGGTGGCCTCGCTTCCCGGCGCAATTCTCGGCTCCATCGGTGCAATTGTTCTCGTCGAATACTCACGTCACAAAGATTGGAACCAGGTCTTGCGCGCATCGGGCGGTTACCTCGCTGGCTATCTCGCGTCGATGGTTCTGCAAGTTCTCATCGTGTTGGTAATGATGGGCATTTTCTGGGCAGCGTTGAAGTGGTGAGCGACAATTTTTCTGTCGCGCGCTCGGCACGGCTTGTTGTGTCCCTGTTTGTTCGTGCTCTGCGTTCCGCGTTTTTTGGTTTCCTCGCTGGCGCATTTATAGGTGGTTTTAATGGAGTTTGGTCTGGAGCAATCATGGGACTAATCAATCCTAACCAACCGACTTTAAGCAGCAAATTGTCCGGAATTTTCTTCCATGCCTATGGTGGAGCGATTGTAGCGACTGTGATTGGAGCCGTAAGCGGAACCGTCGCGTTCTTTCTTCTGCCGCTCATCGCTTGGCGCAGGGATATAAATGAATTTTTGTTTCTCCCTGTGGTTGCAAAGAAAACGTCATGGGGGGCATTGTGGGGCGGACTGGTTATGGCCGTGAATTTTTCGCTGTATGCCTGGTTGTTCACGAAAGCGTTCACTTTCAGCACTACAGTCGTCGGATATTATTATGGAGTCATTTCCGGCTTCGTCATCGGTTTCTTTTTCGGCACAATTCAGGGCGCGCTGCACGAAGCACAGCGACAGCGTGAACAAATCAACGGCCTTATCTAAAGTAGGGTCGAAATCGACCGTACTTTTTCTTGTGCGACATTTCACAAGGCAGTAGAATTCCCTATTGGAGATTCCCCTTTATGGTCAGCGATTCGATTACCGGGCCCAACCCGACAATGGCAAACAATCCGCGCGAAAGCAGCGGCGCGTATTTGCAACCCACCGAGCGTGCCAGCCACGCCGTCGAAAAACTGCAAGAGCAGTTCGCCGACGTCTTTTTCGAGGTGCGCCGTTTCCGCGATGAAACCACGGTTTACGTTCCGCGCGAGCGCATCGTCGAGGTTTGCACGTTTCTAAAAACCGACGCCGAGATGAATTACAACTATCTCAGCGATCTCACCGGCAACGATTGGCCCGACCGTGACCCGCGTTTTGAAGTGATCTATCAGCTTTATTCGGTGGGCGAAAAAGGCCATTACACTTATTTGCGCCTCAAAGTGCGCGTGCCCGAAGACGATTGCGTTTGTCCTTCGGTGACGAGCGTGTGGCGCACATCGAACTGGCACGAACGCGAAGTCCACGATATGTTCGGCATCAAATTCGAGGGCCATCCCGATTTGCGCAAGATTCTCCTACCCGAAGAATTTGTCGGCCACCCGCTACGCCAAGACTTTGAAATCGGCTGGGAAGAGCCGGAATTCTCCGTTCGTAAAATCCAGCGCGAGTACGCGAAATCGTAATAACAGTCGTAAGTTGAAGAGTACGGTCGAATGCGACTGTCCTTCTCGCTTCGCTTTTCTTTTTTATGCCCAAACTGATCGACCCTCAAAACGTGCTTGGCAATCGCCGCAGCGATATGGCACCTGTGGAAGCGCTGCAATCGCGCGAAGCATTGTCACAGGCTTCGGTTCTCACCAAGCGCTTCTCGACCGAAAGCATCGCCGCCGATAACGCGCCCGGCGCTTCCGAGCGCATGATTATTAATATGGGGCCGCAGCATCCGTCAACGCACGGCGTGTTGCGCCTCGTGATGGAACTCGACGGCGAAACCGTGACGAAGTGCGAACCGGTTATCGGCTACCTCCATACCGGCATGGAAAAGACGATGCAAAGCAAGCTGTATCAGCAGGCTTTGGTTGTCACCGACCGCTTCGATTACACCAACTCGCCCGGTAACAACCTCGTTTACTGTCTTGCCGTCGAGAAACTTCTCGGTGCCGAGATTCCGGCGCGCGCTCAGGCGCTGCGCGTGATTATGGCCGAGTTGTCGCGTTTGTCCGCGCACCTTGTATGGCTGGGAACACACGCACTCGACCTCGGTGCGATGACCGTGTTGTTCTATACCTTCCGCGAGCGCGAGATGATTCTCGATATGTGGGACACCATCTGCGGCGCCCGTCTCACGGCTTCGTATATGCGAATCGGTGGCGTTGTTGCGGATGCGCCTAAGGAATTTTTCACTCAACTGGAAGAGTTTCTGAAGATCGCCGACGAGCGCATCGATGAATACGCTTATTTGCTGTCGGGCAACGAGATTTTCGTCAATCGCACCAAAGGCATCGGCAAGTTGACGCAGGAAGAAATTATCGACTTCGGCGTTTCCGGCCCGACGGCGCGCGCTTCCGGTATCGCGTGGGACGTGCGCAAGACGAACCCGTATTCGGGCTACGATCTTTACGACTTCGATGTTCCCGTCGGCACCAACGGCGACGTTTACGACCGCTACCTCGTGCGCGTTGAAGAAATGCGTCAGAGCGTAAAGATTATTCGTCAGGCGTATGAAGGCTTGCCCGAAGGCGCCGTGCGCTGCGCCGACCGCAAAATTTCGCTCCCGCCGCGCGAAGAACTCGCGACTTCGATGGAAGCCGTCATTCACCACTTCAAGTTGGTGACGGAAGGTTTTCATCCGCCGCGCAATCAGGAAATTTACCTTGCGTGCGAAAGCCCGAAGGGCGAAATCGGATTCTTTATCGCGTCGGATGGAAGCAACAAGCCGTATCGTTGCCATTTGCGCGGGCCGAGTTTCGTGAACTTGCAGTCGCTTCCGGCGATGGTTGAAGGACGCTTGCTCGCCGACGTTGTCGCGATTATCGGTTCAATTGATATTGTTCTGGGCGAAGTGGATCGCTAAGTACGGTCGATTTCGACCGTACGTTGTGCATCTGAAATTTTATGGTTGCTCATTTCACACTCCACGCAGAATGGAATCAGATTTACCTCGAAGACGCAGCGTGCCCGGTGGAGGCCACTGCCGATCCTGATTTCTGGGACGAAACCGCGATGCGCGACGGCATGGCAAACGCCCAAACCATTGTCGCTGTTGGAACAGTCCGGCACGGCGAGGTTGTCGTTTCGGTCGCCATACGCAGCGAAGCGCCCACCGACGATATTGAGCAGTGGGATCACGTTGTTGATGCGGCATTGACAATTCCGTCCGGGCGTTTGCGCGTGCGCGGCGGCGGCGATGCTCCTGAAGCGTCGGAAGTGATTCATGTGACGCCGGGCGTGTATCAACTGCGCGCGTTTTACGGCAACCTCGATGTGGAAGACATCGACAGCGCGAACGGCGACGATTTTTACAATGTCGTGCTGTGGCCGAGCGAATGGCGCGAACGAGAAGTTATTAAACGGTTTCAGGGATAAAGTACGGTCGAAATCGTACGTGGTGAATTTATGGTTTTAGACGACGCAGCGGTTGCGCGTATCGAAGAGATTTGCAAAGAGTATCCGAACAAGAAATCGGCGCTCGTGCCCGCGCTGTACGTGGCGCAACGCGCGAATGGCGGTTGGCTGTCGCGCGAAGCGATGGTTGAAGTCGCCGAAGAACTCGATTTGCCCGAATCGCACGTTTACGCGGTCGCGTCGTTTTACTCGATGTTCTATCTGTCGCCCGTCGGCAAAAACGTGATTCAGGTTTGTACAACCTCGCCCTGCGAACTGCGCGGCGCACGCGGCGCGGTTGATATTCTTAAAAATAAGCTGGGCCTTGAAGTCGGCCAAACGTCGGAAGACGGCAAGTGGACGTTGATGGAAGTCGAGTGTCTCGCGGCGTGCGACAAAGCGCCGATGTGCCAGATTAACGAAGATTATTACGAGCATCTCGACGAAGCCAAGATTGACGATATTCTTGGGTATCTCGCGCGGGGCGAAAAGCCGCCTTACGCCGAGTTTTCGCAAACGCTCGGCACGCACCCGATTGCTTTCACCGACGAAGAATTGGGCATCGACGTGAGCGGCATTACGCCCGCACCGAACGTCGAGAAAAAGCCGAAGCCCGAAGCCGCGCCCGCATAAAGCCTGCCTGTTTGCTGCCGTAAAGGAAAATATGTCTTACGAAACTGATCCGAAGATCATTCATAAATACATCAACGTGCCGGATGTTCATACCATCGGCGTTTATGAAGAAAAAGCCGAAGGCTACGCCGCGTGGCGCAAAGCACTATCGGAATATGAAGGCGCCGATGTATTGGGCGAAGTCAAAGCGGCCAGTCTGGGTGGGCGCGGCGGTGCCTGGTTCCCAACCGGAATGAAGTGGAGCTTCATGCCCGCTGCCGTTTTCCCGAAATACCTCGTTTGCAACTGCGACGAAAGCGAACCGGGCACTTTTTCCAACCGCGAAATCGTCCTCAAGACGCCGCATACATTGCTCGAAGGCTTCATGCTCGGCTGTTACGCCATCGGCTGCACACACGGTTACATTTATGTGCGGGGCGAGATGATGAAAGGCTACGCGCGTTTGCGTGCAGCTTTGGCCGAAGCGAAAGCACGTGGCTACGTCGGCAAGAATATCCTGGGCAGCGGCTTCGATCTGGAAATTACGATCCACACCGGTGCGGGCGCTTACATCTGTGGCGAAGAAACCGCGCTGCTGTCTTCACTTGAAGGCGACCGCGGCCAACCCCGACTCAAGCCGCCGTTTCCGGCTGTCGCTGGCCTTTATGCGAAGCCGACTTCGGTAAACAACGTCGAAACGCTTTCCAACTTGCCTTACATCATTCGTGAAGGTTCGGCGGCGTTTAAGCAGTTCGGCACCGAGCGTTCGCCGGGCATGAAAATCGTTTCGGTTTCGGGCCACGTCGAGAAGCCGGGCAACTACGAAGTTCCTGTGGGAACACCGATTTCGACCGTACTTGCGTTGGCGGGCGGCGTCCAAGGCGGCAAGAAACTGAAAGGTTTCTTCCCCGGCGGCAGTTCGACGCCGATGATGGGGCCCGACAAAGTGGATACGCCGCTCGACCCCGCTTCGATTACGGCTGCCGGTTCGATTCTGGGAACCGCCGGACTTTGTATCTTCGATGAAGACACCGACATCGTTCACGTTGCGGCGCGCTTGATTCAATTCTACAAGCACGAATCGTGTGGCAAATGCACGCCGTGTCGTGAAGGCAACGATTGGCTGATGCGCGTATTGCAGCGTCTCGATGCCGGCAAAGGCAAAGACGGCGACCTCGATATGCTAATCGATATGTCGAGCAACATCGCGGGTCGCAGTTTCTGCTTGCTGGGTGATGCGGCGACGACGCCGGTCGTTTCCAGCATCAAAACCTTCCGTGATGACTTTGAGAAGCGCATTACCAACCCTGCCGACGAGCGCATTTTCATTCCGCTCGTGTCCGCGCACAGTCACTAATTAAAAGTACGGTCGATTTCGGCTGTCCTTTCGAGTAGATTAAGACAGAAATTTCAGGAGAACAAAAATGGCTTACATCATTGCAGAACCTTGCGTAGACGTAAAAGACAAAGCGTGCGTGGAAGTGTGTCCGGTCGATTGCATTCACGGCACCGACGATTCACCGCAGCTTTACATCAACCCCGGCGAGTGCATCGACTGCGGCGCGTGCGAACCCGAATGCCCGGTCGAAGCGATCTACGAAGAAAGCGCCCTGCCCGACGAATGGAAGAAATACACCGCGATCAACGCCGATTTCTTTAAGTGAAGCCGTTAGAACAGTCGGGTTAGCAAGAGCGCGTCGCAACAAAGTACGGTCGAAATCGACCGTACTTCTTTTTGAAGGAAAACAATGGCGGAATTGGTCACAATCACAATAGACGGACAGAAAGTCAGCGTCCCCAAGGGCACGCTGGTTATTGAAGCGGCGTCGCAAATCGGCATCGACGTGCCGCGCTTTTGCTATCACCCCAAGCTTTCGGCAGTGGGCATGTGTCGCATGTGTCTGGGCGAAGTCGGAATGCCCAAGATGAACCCCGACAAAACGCCCGCGCTCAACGAAGATGGCACGCCCGCCATCGCGATGATGCCCAAGCCGCAAACGCTTTGCACCACGCAGGCGGCAGAAGGCATGGTTATCCTTTCGGAAACGCCCGCCGTTGTCAAAATGCGCGAAGGCGTCTTGGAATTTTTCCTCGCCAACCACCCGCTCGACTGCCCGATCTGCGACAAGGGCGGCGAATGTATGTTGCAAGACCAGACGATGGCCTACGCACAGGGTGCGTCGCGCGTGCAGGATATGTATCACTTGCGCAAAGACTTGGAAAAGGATTACCACCTTTCAGAACTGATTACGCTCGACCGCGAGCGGTGCATTCAGTGTGCGCGCTGCACCCGTTTCCAAGATGAAGTTGCACAAGACAACGTGTTGGCACTTGTCGCGCGCGGCTCGAAAACGATGATCGACACGCTCAGCGATCCGCCGTTCGATTCCAAGTATTCGGGCAACACAATTGATTTGTGTCCCGTAGGCGCCCTGACTTCGCGCGATTTCCGCTTCCGCGCCCGTGTCTGGGAATTGAAGAACGTGCCAACGATTTCGCCGATTGACGGCAGCGGCACCAACATCTTTGTTTCGGCGCGCAACGAAACCTTTGTGCGCGTGATCCCGCGCGACAACGAAGCGATCAACGAATGCTGGATTTCCGACCGCGACCGCTATGGCCTCGATTACGTCGATAACGACGCGCGCTTGACACAACCACTTGTTCGCCGCGATGGAAAATTGCTTCCCGCGACTTGGGACGAAGCGCTGCAAACTGTCGCCGATAAATTGAAGAGCGTGCAGCCAAATGAAGTTGCGGCCATTGGTGGCCCCAAGCTGACCAACGAAGGCGCGTTTGCGATGGCGCGTTTCTTCCGCGAGGTTGTAAAAACCCCAAACCTCGATTCGGAATGGACGACAACCGCGCGCACGCCGGGCAACCCGCCCGCTTCGTTCTACGAAGAGTTGGAAATGGCCGACACCATTCTGGTAATTGGCGCTAACCCCAACGAAGAATTGCCGATGCTGGACTTGCGCCTCAAGAAAGCGGCGTTCCAGCGTAAGGCGCATTTGGTTACGGTCAACACCTATAAAACGTCGCTCGACCGATTGGCCAGCGAAGCGCTGCTGATTTCCGAAGGCAGCGAAGTCGCGCTGGCGAACGGACTGGCAAAGCTCGTTCACCAATCGTGGACGGCAGAACCGGCTCAGACAGAAACGCTTCGCAACAACATCGATGGCAAAGCCGGAAGCGACGCGTGGATTGAGTCGCTCGCGCCCTACTCGTCGAATCGTGTGGCGGAAATCTGCGGCATCGAGGAGGCGGCAGTTCGCGCAGCTGCGACGGCGATTGCCGCTAGCGAGCGCTTGTTTATTTTGGTTGGCGAGCACACCGCGCCTGCCACTTTGACGGCGTTGCAAAATCTGGCGAACTTGAAGAATCGCGGCGATTATGTGGTTGCGTTGCAAAGCGGCCCCAACGCGGTTGGCGTGCGCCGCGCCGGAATTGCTCCCGCGCAAGGCGGCGAAAACGGCGGCGGTATTTTGGACGCGACCTTCAAAGGCAGTGCAAAAGTCTTGTATCTGGCGGCGGCGAATCCGTTCAATGGGGCCGATTCCGAAGCGGCCAAGCGCGCATTGGAAACTGCCGGTTTCGTCGTGGCACAAACGCTTTTCCTAAATGAAGTGACCGAACACGCTGATGTTGTTCTACCCGCGGCAAGCTGGCTCGAACAGGAAGGTACCGTGACGAACTTCGCTGGCAAAACGCAAAGTCTCAAACAAGTGTTCCGCCCGCGCGAACGCCGCGATGAACAGGGCAATACGCTTTCAGCCTGTG harbors:
- a CDS encoding CHASE2 domain-containing protein, whose product is MKSRRQRARVGREWQQVSPLRRVARLALPFLFIGAFCTFLDRGDTTFGVLERQTIALRMKLWAQRNSALMEKSRQRIVLVPISDSTFRDPAFEKLGGPPVPRTAHARVVRELKKAGASVIAFDILFDADRVEDTEFSAATRDFGRVAWAGLWDDGEKTLLLPNNRLRTASPHVGHTRSPHGNEAIVDRFEAVIDANNRVVPALSVEAVRLTLGFADQPLVRQSGGVRIGSWLLPTEANDTFRISFLGTPGDAFPTVPYEQIYHGIARDPMFRSSGFFRDKIVLIGDTTTLSRDAYATPVGRLSGMEIHAHAVATLLERSFLREAPIWSGPLAMLALMSLACMLAIRCRWLVAAASTTALLGSYFLAALWIFTDSGLLIPMAAPSVAALAMALATIIERGGIEERERARLKNVLEQYVSEQVSAGGAPTGKVALVFTDMENSSYLTQQHGLRFEQARDEHFELLRTIVRSCNGFEVETAGDSMFVVFARAADSVRFATATQSAMEAHPWPQGIGNLRLRIGIHFGEPFVGRDRNRLTYRGHDTNLAARVMSAAGGGQTFVSEALRLAVHNELPANHSFRSRGLFTMSGIGDILLHEICNKSE
- a CDS encoding DUF456 domain-containing protein, which produces MTDIQIAWALLIAGLVGAIVPVLPGTPLAFLGPAYYAYKTQWTEVAPITIVALLVLAILGSTADIWLSSLAAKKSGASGWATVASIVGGIIGLLVASLPGAILGSIGAIVLVEYSRHKDWNQVLRASGGYLAGYLASMVLQVLIVLVMMGIFWAALKW
- a CDS encoding NADH-quinone oxidoreductase subunit C → MANNPRESSGAYLQPTERASHAVEKLQEQFADVFFEVRRFRDETTVYVPRERIVEVCTFLKTDAEMNYNYLSDLTGNDWPDRDPRFEVIYQLYSVGEKGHYTYLRLKVRVPEDDCVCPSVTSVWRTSNWHEREVHDMFGIKFEGHPDLRKILLPEEFVGHPLRQDFEIGWEEPEFSVRKIQREYAKS
- the nuoD gene encoding NADH dehydrogenase (quinone) subunit D encodes the protein MPKLIDPQNVLGNRRSDMAPVEALQSREALSQASVLTKRFSTESIAADNAPGASERMIINMGPQHPSTHGVLRLVMELDGETVTKCEPVIGYLHTGMEKTMQSKLYQQALVVTDRFDYTNSPGNNLVYCLAVEKLLGAEIPARAQALRVIMAELSRLSAHLVWLGTHALDLGAMTVLFYTFREREMILDMWDTICGARLTASYMRIGGVVADAPKEFFTQLEEFLKIADERIDEYAYLLSGNEIFVNRTKGIGKLTQEEIIDFGVSGPTARASGIAWDVRKTNPYSGYDLYDFDVPVGTNGDVYDRYLVRVEEMRQSVKIIRQAYEGLPEGAVRCADRKISLPPREELATSMEAVIHHFKLVTEGFHPPRNQEIYLACESPKGEIGFFIASDGSNKPYRCHLRGPSFVNLQSLPAMVEGRLLADVVAIIGSIDIVLGEVDR
- the nuoE gene encoding NADH-quinone oxidoreductase subunit NuoE, whose product is MVLDDAAVARIEEICKEYPNKKSALVPALYVAQRANGGWLSREAMVEVAEELDLPESHVYAVASFYSMFYLSPVGKNVIQVCTTSPCELRGARGAVDILKNKLGLEVGQTSEDGKWTLMEVECLAACDKAPMCQINEDYYEHLDEAKIDDILGYLARGEKPPYAEFSQTLGTHPIAFTDEELGIDVSGITPAPNVEKKPKPEAAPA
- the nuoF gene encoding NADH-quinone oxidoreductase subunit NuoF, yielding MSYETDPKIIHKYINVPDVHTIGVYEEKAEGYAAWRKALSEYEGADVLGEVKAASLGGRGGAWFPTGMKWSFMPAAVFPKYLVCNCDESEPGTFSNREIVLKTPHTLLEGFMLGCYAIGCTHGYIYVRGEMMKGYARLRAALAEAKARGYVGKNILGSGFDLEITIHTGAGAYICGEETALLSSLEGDRGQPRLKPPFPAVAGLYAKPTSVNNVETLSNLPYIIREGSAAFKQFGTERSPGMKIVSVSGHVEKPGNYEVPVGTPISTVLALAGGVQGGKKLKGFFPGGSSTPMMGPDKVDTPLDPASITAAGSILGTAGLCIFDEDTDIVHVAARLIQFYKHESCGKCTPCREGNDWLMRVLQRLDAGKGKDGDLDMLIDMSSNIAGRSFCLLGDAATTPVVSSIKTFRDDFEKRITNPADERIFIPLVSAHSH
- a CDS encoding ferredoxin family protein; this encodes MAYIIAEPCVDVKDKACVEVCPVDCIHGTDDSPQLYINPGECIDCGACEPECPVEAIYEESALPDEWKKYTAINADFFK
- the nuoG gene encoding NADH-quinone oxidoreductase subunit NuoG; protein product: MAELVTITIDGQKVSVPKGTLVIEAASQIGIDVPRFCYHPKLSAVGMCRMCLGEVGMPKMNPDKTPALNEDGTPAIAMMPKPQTLCTTQAAEGMVILSETPAVVKMREGVLEFFLANHPLDCPICDKGGECMLQDQTMAYAQGASRVQDMYHLRKDLEKDYHLSELITLDRERCIQCARCTRFQDEVAQDNVLALVARGSKTMIDTLSDPPFDSKYSGNTIDLCPVGALTSRDFRFRARVWELKNVPTISPIDGSGTNIFVSARNETFVRVIPRDNEAINECWISDRDRYGLDYVDNDARLTQPLVRRDGKLLPATWDEALQTVADKLKSVQPNEVAAIGGPKLTNEGAFAMARFFREVVKTPNLDSEWTTTARTPGNPPASFYEELEMADTILVIGANPNEELPMLDLRLKKAAFQRKAHLVTVNTYKTSLDRLASEALLISEGSEVALANGLAKLVHQSWTAEPAQTETLRNNIDGKAGSDAWIESLAPYSSNRVAEICGIEEAAVRAAATAIAASERLFILVGEHTAPATLTALQNLANLKNRGDYVVALQSGPNAVGVRRAGIAPAQGGENGGGILDATFKGSAKVLYLAAANPFNGADSEAAKRALETAGFVVAQTLFLNEVTEHADVVLPAASWLEQEGTVTNFAGKTQSLKQVFRPRERRDEQGNTLSACAPDWVIFTKLAQLLGNDFGYRVVSDITKEVRSISPVVEHDTRFVPVNYEVSPQQPADGALRLLSGPLLYDGGESFQYLDRLSKLVPAPFAHINRSDARRLNLETGCLVEIKTARGIAQVRLKVGRQVKEGTLWVPRRAGAFRANTLLETKAPFTAATLTKLEDAPVELQTIADTHAQGVGSGIPLPMVQ